DNA sequence from the Tachysurus fulvidraco isolate hzauxx_2018 chromosome 1, HZAU_PFXX_2.0, whole genome shotgun sequence genome:
TTCACAACTTTGCTGTGCCAGAAATGTACTTCAAAAGTATGACAAGAGTCAGTTAACATCGACATGCACGTAGACACTaccgggggtgtgtgtgtgtgtgtggtagaacAATCAGTACTCCACATTTACAGCACCCTCTGCTGGACAGAATGCACTACAGAATTCAGATGAACAGGAAGGATGAAGGAGATGAAAGATGTTATCTGTTTCCTCCCCCCTTCTCCTAAGGACATATTGGCACCAAACccaatctcagtgtttattcactTGTTAACTGGAACATCTCTACATAACTGCACTCGATCTTGCACTCTTCCTTTATCTCTTATTCAAATATGAGCGGTTCTGCTGCTGTATGAGCACCTCACTGGTGTAGAAACAGGTTTTTGTTCCTTAAAGATTTCCTTAACAAGTGCAAGAGGGATGTAAACACTGTGTGAActagataaagataaagatgaaCTCACAGGGCCAGTGGGCATGCCCAGAGCGATCCTCAGCTCGTCTGACAGATCTCCGGGCTTCTTCTCTTTCAGACGTGTCTCAAACTCCTTACCCTGTAAAATGCAGAACCAGGAGTCATGCAAAGGCATAAAGAAgtaaaaggagaaagagagagagagacacacaccatatacacttCCTCTGGTTAGTGCTACACCAACATTAAAACATGAGACAAACGATTATATTACCTCGTAGTACAGATCTCCGTGGATGGTGAGCTTGGGCTTGATCTGCCACTTGAAGAAGGCGTCGTGGAGCTTCTGGTAGTCGATGTCAATCTTGCCCATCTTTGGGCGAACTTTCTCGCGCATTTTTGTCTTCATGGTTTTAGCATCCTCCTGTCGAAAGGAGAGAAACATTAAGCTTCTACTGCATGAAGACGTCATTTACAAGAACTCTGAACAGaaactttcctttctttccccTGCAGATTCTCTTCAAATGCACAGTGAAGGATTTTACACTGGATTGGGTCCAGAATTTAACTCCCAACTAATAGCGATATAAATAGAGGTAGCACAGCACCGTGTGACGCTGCAGAAACAAACTAACATCGTGTCTCAAATCGCACACTTGTGTACTATTCTAGTCAGTTATAGAGCTCCAGCACCAAACAGTTTCCTTACTGATTAGCGTCCGAATGTAAATATCCTCTTATAACCTTTAAATGTCTGAAAACATCTGTTTTGAGGAGCGGTTTtctaaaatgataaaaagaTTTGAAGTTTTAGGATGTTTAAAACAAATAGCTGCCGATTACACCGAATTAAACTGGAGCTTTTTGTTAAAGGGCTGAAATCATCTCCACACTAAACAAGTAAAACCTACCagcacaatcatcatcatctacaaCGATGCCTTTTACCTGGCGTAGAATTTGACTTGATGGATAAAATTGTCCTGAAAGCTGCTCGTTAGTGGAATTAGTCAGACTTTGGTGGAGTACACCATCACCTACATGTGATGGTGGAACTGTTCGATTCTCTAAATTATAGAAATGTCTGGGCTGCTTAAATGATCCAGAACATAAGACAGATATAGATGTTTAAGACCCTACAAGgaacaatgaataaaatcacCTGCAGACTGTTTAGCTTCTTTCCCCCTCACTGCTACATTGTAATGTTATTAAATACAGAAGGATTACGAATGTGCACGAGTTGTTCACCTTCTCCTGCAGGGCTTCTCTCATCTCCTGGATGCCGGTGCGTTTGATGAACTCGGGCAGCTCGAAGGGTGGCTTCTCGATACCCCTCTTCCCCTGCAGGTACTTCCTCTTGAAGCACCAGTGGCGAGGCACAGGGACGGTGTTCCTCGTGGCCTTCAGGTGCACCAGCAGCTTGGGTTCCTGTGCCGTCACGTCGTGCATCTCCACCACGTCCGGCCGCGCCACCAACTAGCGAAGGATAGTTTCCAAAATTCATATTTGTCCATAGATATAtacgcatgtgtgtgcgtgtgtgtgcgtgtgtgtgtgtgcgtgtgaaacCTGTTTGAGCTCAGCTACAGTCAGTCTGTTCATCCTTCTCAGCTTCTTCTTGGAAAGTTTGGGCACGTCCGGTTTAGCTTCCTGTGGGAACACGAAGAGACggagatatttatatatgaaacgTAGAATATACCGGAATACACTGGAGCGCTCCAGGTACAAGGACACGTCACCTCGTCACTGTCGTCGctgtctttcttctcctctAAAAATTTCTTCTTATACGAGGTGATTTCCTGCTTCTCCGTCTTCTCCggctccttctccttctctttcttcagCTCATCTGTCAACTGGGGGACGCAGCAGAAATACaataagtaagaaaaaaaacaaccctctCACAAGAACACGTCAGTTATGTGGAGAGTTTCTGTGCTCTTCTCACGGTTGACGATGTAAACTTACCTTAAACGCTTCAAAGATCCTCTTAAAGAAAATGTAGTTGGGGTCGTAGATCTCCGGCTCCTCCGTGACGTACTCGATCTCTACTTCAggatctttctctttctcagcaTTGTTCTTATTTGCCTCCGCTTGCTCGTTCTTCTcttgattcttcttcttcttcttcttccggttCCTGCGTCTGCGGCTTTTCTGAAAGTCACATCGATATGCTTCAAAATCAGCTTGTGTTCGTGCGCTGTTCGTGTTTCTAAGCCCATCCTCATTAGTGACGTTCATAGACAACACTGTAATCTTGTCCAAACCCAATTAGCCAACAGGAGTCAATTCATTTTTCTAACAGCAGCAACATTGTTCTTATAGTAACGCTTGAAACTTGAATAGCATGAAAGACTACAGCTTCCcacataataaacagattttcaaACAAGTGACTAAATGCTGATAAGGCCAAGATTTTTTGGAAGTCTCTGGTGTCGATGCTTTGTAACGGTCACAAGCTGCATCATCTTCTTTCgtcttttcccttcaggggtcgcctcagcgaatcatctctctctccacccatccctatcttctgcatcctcaacccttgcacccactagcttcatatcctcattaattacatgcatatatctcctctttgcctcctgccagGCAGCTCCAtgcacaacattctcctaccaatatacttactctccctcctctaaacatgtccaaaccatcttaaactgtaagtgaaagtgacgcgacatacggctaagtacggtgaccccatactcagaattcgttctctgcatttgacccatccaaagtgcacacacacagcagtgaacacacacacacacacacaccgtgaacacacacccggagcagtgggcagccatttatgctgcagcgcccggggagcagttggggggttcggtgccttgctcaagggcacctcagtcgtggccagcccgagactcgaacccacaaccttagggttacgagtcagactctctaaccattaggcttgCCCCAATAATCTATAATGTCTTATTAAATTCAACAGAGGGGTTTTAAGAGAAAGCctatttattcctttattctttttctctgttaaaTCTTTCTAACATgtcatgtattatttttaaagtcCTACTCTAATCTAAagttccttttcttttaaattttttcAACAATTCAATCAACAAGTTACATTTACAAGTCAGCAGAATGAATAAGGTTATTAGTATAATCCCATTTTCCCATACAAAAGCTTTATTCTCCTGAGGCGTTTTCAAATAAAGGAACTTAAATCTAGCTTAATTCCTTTACAAGCCAATTAGCAGTGCAGCGCTGATGAACGCATTTTcttaacttaaaaataaataaataaataaataaataaacaaacacccTCACACATCAAATTAAACTCACATCTTTTTTAGAGAGGGTGCCTTCCTCTTCATCATCCGAGTATAGACGAGAGCTCATGTCCATGTCGGCCGCATCGTTGTCTTCGTCTTCTAAAAACACAAGAATAAAACCCACAGCCTGTTAAACGTTGCTGCAGAAAACAAGCTGAAGATGATGTCCTTCTCACTGTGTTCTGACCTGTAGGAGCGATAATGAGCTGCTCCTGTCTGATCTCCTTCAGCTGCAGGATCTTCTCCAGAGCCTGAGGGATTTTCGGCCCGATCCCCATATCGTCGTTCGGCCACGCCTGCTCGCACAACACACGCAAGGGATAAAATAGTTTTTACATCAAGGTCATCGCTATTTACTAGGCATTAAAGACACAGTACACTCGTaaaatcccataatgcactgcactGGCACCTGGGGCAGACACAGAACGCACTGGTGTGGTCACCAAACCGTTTCTGTTTAGTGTGAGAGAAGTTCCTACCTCTCTTAAATCCTCGCCAGGTGGAGGTGgaactctctgtctctgactgttCTGTGCCACCATGGAAACGCCCGGAGGGGGTGGGCCGCTGGTCGTCAAGGCTACTACAAGAGGAAAGGTTGAGATGCGCAAACACggagatgaataaatgaaatttttaaAAGGAATTCATTGCTCAAACTGAGGAAAACGAGAAAGTTTCACAACAAAATCAAGTTTATAGCATCAGTCTGTTCTGAAGCATTCTGCATGACCCTCACTATAATTATAtcccctgcttcatatctacaagtactgcattatcaggactgtcagtcattacatcatctgtatacattacacacactactgctgctgtatattgtacaaaaagcatcatattatttgcactcccacactttgtgtacataactgatcgtttatattctatattcatatttcataCTCATTCGGTCTATattgtctgcattgtcttgtatattttgtacattattgtgttatttatgtttgtacttttgagagtcacaaacagctggaaccaaattccttgtgtgtgtcaacacacttggccaataaacctgattctgatttttttgtccATCTACAAAAAACTGAGAAATTGTTAAGGAGAAATCTGCAATGTAAGTCGCCGCTCTGCTGTTATTAAACTGAACCGAATCATCGGATTGGTCTTGAACCGAATCCCATCAGCTCAGTGGTGAACTGAAGTTTATTGGAccgttacttttttattatgtttgtattgtattgttcaCTCTGTGTAGAACTTTGTGTCATATCTGATATGGATCACAGAACATCGTTCGGCAGGTTTTAAGGGAAATGGTTTTGTTTCAAAATgcaaaactgtttaaaatagtTAGCATAAGAACTGAGACACTGTCTAAATTGCACCCCAATCTATACACACAATCGATGAACTGAACTAACACAGGATGTGTCATAAAAGCTACCCTATATCTGCTAAAATGTGGAGTGTAGGAACAGTTACCTCTCAACGGAGGAATGGGTGGCAGCAGGTTGGGTGCAGTTCCTGGTTCCGGAGCCCGGGTGCCTGGTGGCCCTGTCTGCTGCAGCTTGACCAGCTCCTGTTGCCTCTCGTGCTCCAGCAGCTGTGCAGCCTGGAGGTAAAAAAACAAGGGGAAGCTTAGTGAAGAACTGTCTCAGAGAGCACCGAACTAAAATctgtgtatgtaaataaagtcattATAGTGTTCATGCTGCGCCTCAGGCTCTGATCTCTTACTCTCTTCTGTTGCTCGAGAAGCTCCTGCTCCTTTAGCTGCTCCTCCATCCCTCTGGAATCTCCCTGAAAACCAACAAACATCCAATTCACCTTCCACAAAATAACATGGCTCAGACTTAGAAAACAATATTGAACTGACAAAATCATGATCAAttcagtgtatttatttttagatttatgtATCATTGCCTGTGACCAAAAGGGTTCCTTATAGAAATCAGCATCAGTTTATATGctgaaaattatattttactGTTACTTGATTAAAACTAAACACAGACACGATATTTTAGACATATTTCCCACCACAAAAGACAATCTCGGTCTTTATCCCAAGACATAAATCTCTCACTGATTCATGACTATCATAGTCCATACCTGTTATTCTACTTAAAATAGATCTATTTAAGCACAAGCCTAGCAGTCACAGTCTCACAGTCTCATACCTGACCAGCTCTCTGGGCCATCTTCTGCGGGTCGTCCTGTGACATGCCCGATGAGACTCCAGGCGGCTCCATGCTCATGCGTATGCCAGGTGGAGGTCCTCCCATTATGCCCATGGCCTGCAGCATGCCAGGGGGCAGAGGCATGGAAGGCATCGGTGGCATGGGTGGCAAACCTGACATCTAACACAGGGAGAGAATTTGCATGACACAAATAATACTCCTGCTTGAGCACGGtaccataaacaaaaaaactaaatccGCATCTCAAACGATGCACTACACACTACGCATTCACAGCCTGTAAGTTACCTGTCTTACAACAGCCTGAACCACACGAGAGCCTTACCGTTGTCATGGACTTTTCATCGCCACTTGACAAGCTGGGTTTAGTTATCATCACACCAGTCTGACggggagaaaataaaatcacaatctAAAAGACTGTCGCTATTAACAGTAACTCAagcccgtgtgtgtgcgcgtgtggtatcagaaaggtctttattgccagggatgttttcacatacgaggaatttgttctagtacagtgCCTTGGGTCACAATAACACCTCAGATACATTTTACAATCCAAtgatagctaaaccacaacAATGTGATTTTGTACTTATGTACTTacacctttattattatttttctcatgTTAATTTTCTCCTTTTAGTTTCTCACACACGTACAACTCATATTTAGACATACAGAGGCTAAATCCTTTATTATTTGATGTCAAACTTGCAGTGTATcaaatatatttctgtatgaAGTAAAGCTTTCTGAAATGTTACCTGCATCATGTAGGATTTCAGTCTGTCTATTAACTCTTCTCTCGGGCCTAGAGAAAGAACAGAACACAGGGCATTTTCAGCGTTTATACacgtatatatttttaataaacccTCCAGTATAAGTGAACACATCAGACACGAAATTGAGTTGAATGTTTGATTAAACATGTTACCGAAAGATTGAGTAAATGACCCAGTAGCTCTGTAGCTCAGCATTAGCTTTTTCCCATGTTTGCTATTTACAAATATGGCGGACAGCGTCATTCATTTACATCAGATTCAGGCTTCATTATTAATGAAACAATACTTTAAATTGGTGAATGGTGTAAACTGCAGATGCAGCCAAAGTATTTTGTGATGAGACACAATTATTAAGTAACACAAAACTGCAGCTGTTTTGTTAGTTCAAGCTGATGCTAACGCTGATGCTAACGCTGATGCTAACGCTGATGCTAACGCTGATGCTAACGCTGATGCTAACGCTGATGCTAACGCTGATGCTAACGCTGATGCTAACGCTGATGCTAACGCTGATGCTAACGCTGATGCTAACGCTGATGCTAACGCTGATGCTAACGCTGATGCTAACGCTGATGCTAACGCTGATGCTAACGCTCCTGTATGTGGTGCAGCTTGACGTTAGCAACGCTAGCTAACCGCTGTGCTAACGCCTGAGTTGAATTTAGATTAGCACGTTTTTCTCACCCATAACCGGCAATCCGATCTCCGCCAGTTTGGCGTGTAACTCGCGGACGCTCCATGAATTGAGGTCCGAGTTAGAGTCTGTTCCCGGAACGCCATCAGCAGCcatctttcctttctctctctctctctctctgcctcacacacacacaacaacacacaccgcGCTGCACAAACCTGGCGCAGGGGATTGTGGGAACTTCGTCATACGTCCAACTAACGTCACCGACGAGAATAAAAGTCCTCTTCGGAAAtgtgaatttgttttgtttatagaataataaaaaaatcacctaATGGATGACTGTTGTAAAGATATTTAGCGATACAGCTACTGAAATATcagaaacagatttttaaaatgacCAATCAACAAATATCTCCTAAGGTTAATGAAATAGATCAATTGCCTTTTGTaaccttttttaaaattcagtACATTTTCAATTTTCTTAATGAATACAGTTAACTgttaaagtgtattatttacataaattaacatttaatgaATTCACATGTTTCATACAGGCTAAAAGTTAAGTGGTTATGCTGATGATGTGgtatgtttaagtgtgtgtgtgtgtgtgtgtgtgtgtgtgtgtgtgtgtgtgtgtgtgtgtgtgtgtgtgtgtgtgtgtgtgtttgtgtgtgttggggtggaggtacgttttcacatgcgaggaatttattttagtgacagaagctccacagtgtaacaggatgacatacaatatagacaaattcattcatttattcattcattttctactgcttatccgaactacctcgggtcacggggagcctgtgcctatctcaggcgtcatcgggcatcaaggcacgatacaccctggacggagtgacaacccatcgcagggcacacacactctcattcactcacacactacggacaattttccagagatgcctatagacaaattgtatgtacaagtgtacaagtgtgaaatgtgcaattgaagtatacaTATTATGGGTTTTAAGTAAGCACAGACTTAtatccaaagcaacttacattacCTCATCCTTTTATACacctgagggttaagagccttgcttagTGGTCAAACAGTGGTTTTGgtgaacaccttaaccactaggctaccaaacacacacacacacacacacacacacacacacacacacacacacacacacacacacacacacacacacacacacacacacacacacacacagagagagagagagtcatcaGCAGACGAAGAAGAAATTGTGGTtgtaattatttgttattagaCTTTATCCTTATATCATGTATGGATTATGATtaacaaacaatataataaatgctGTATTTAAAACAGGATATTTGTAGTTAAAGGATTTGAGGAGCTAAAGTCTGACTGAAATCTCTAAGACAGTGCACTACTACTCATtacactactactaccactacacAGTAACTACTGCTCACTGCacactgtttatttgttattgctGAGTACTGAAAATCAAAATCACCTTATTAACTGCCCTTTTATCTGCACTATTTAATGATGTGTAATTCTTTTTCAGTCACAACTTTAATGGCAAAGTCCAGCAGGATTCCAAAAGTCCACAGGGGTTGCAAATAAGGTTTTTCTCTGGGGAAAGGCAAAGAGAGGGTGTGTTTTATAGCCAAAATCTCAGGTTTGTCCATATTGCCTACTGAGGGAATTCACAGTAGTTATTATTACAGCTGTGAAGCTTCCATCTTATATTGACAGACCAGGAACTTAAAACACCGTTTGGCAACATATCCAAGTAGGACACTGCGTCTTCAACATGCACATGGGAATTGTGTTTTGGAATCTTCAGAATGCCTACAAATCCCTCCCAAATCAGATCACTCTCCCATCCTGTTCCTACCTGCATACAGACAGAAGCTGAAACAGGACACACCCTCCCTCAGCATCATGAAAAATTTTTACCCCTGTACAATAGAGAGCATTCTGACTGGCTGCATCAGCTGGTACAGGAGCATCACTTAACTACAGAACTCTGTAGAGAGTCGTACAGACATCGTACAAACACATTGAAAAAAGTCAGAAAGAACAAGTTGTTGAATTTTAGCTTTATTGATGTTACCATGCAGTGCACATGTAAAGCAGAAAAATATAATTCAAAACATATTCAGAAAAACATCCTTTTAACATGTAACTTTACAGATTGGGAAATCAACATATGTGCTTGTCTAGAATACAGATAATACTGGGTTTTGTGTTAGCGGATGACTTGTGCTAAGTTTGGTGGGAAAGTTATTATCTAGTTTGTAAGATTAATTTAACATGATACACTGTCTACTTCTGTCAGTAGCATCATATCTCATTCTGGTCACAAAGATGGATATAATATGAgtgtcttgtcttttttgtgGTTGTGGTTAGTTTCTGTTGGTCTTTCATAGAAACAAAGGGCCTTAACCAGTCAGCGTTAGTGACTCATAATCACTTGTCTATTTTTGATAATCATGGTCTCTGCAGCAAAGAATTAACCtgaatatcagaatcagaatcagatttattggccaagtgtgttgacacacacaaggaaattggttccagcagtttgtgactctcaaaagtacagatataaataacacgatactatacaaactatacaagacaatgcagatgatgggatacaatatagacagaatgagtataaaatatgaatatagaatgaatgaaatatataaaatatgaacatagaatatgactgatcagttatgtacataaagtgtgggcatgcaaataacaatattgtgcaatataatgcttttgtacaatatacagcagcagtagtgtataatatacagatgatgagATCAtgctgataatgcagtacttatgataagaagcagtaaatataattaattatggtgagttgttgataaGGGTGATTGaagaaagaggttgtgtccagggtgtgaggGCAAACATACAGTTGTacttacacactgtacacatctaCACCATACAGAGTGCagcatactcactcactcattttctactgcttatccgaactacctcacggggagcctgtgtctttctcaggcgtctttgggcatcaacttggacggagtgccaacccatcgcagggcacacacacactctcattcactcacacaatcacacactagataaTTCAGTTAAATAAAGTTATGTTCTGCAAATTGTTGAATTTGTTTCTTGAACTTTTGGTGGTATGGAGGTGGAGTTCACTTAAATATCACACCAACTTGCACTACAACGGAAATCTTTCTgtccttttttgtgtgtgtaagaagacAGGAAGTGTAGACTAACACAAACCACTGATCATTCGGTCATTTATCAGTCTGACAGAATGGAGCTGTGGACACTCCGTATGATGATCTGtgagtaaaaatgttttctttgtgtctttAAAAAATTGTTCACATGATGTCTGATGTCCCGTGTACAGAGATTATTAATATAGGATAATAATATAGGATATAGGATAGTTTGAGCGCATAGAAGAGAATAATCTGCTGTGTTTTTGCTAATGTTCTGAACTTGTCACAATAAATCCCACAATAAAGTGGCTGCTCCACTGCATCAATCCCTAATCTGTAACAATTTAGTGACTGCAATCGTTGTAGGTGATTCATAAATTTTAActtttatataaagtaaattCAATCTGAGGAAATAGACTGCATCTTCTTCATTAGAGCTACAACTTACTTTGAAACAATCTGCATAATTTTTTACAGATGTGTTAGTTAACATGAGCAATTTTGTAATGTgggaaaaagagaaggaagtgACGCAATTCAGCTTCAGATTAGCAGAagtgcatttatatatacagcagACAGTAATGAGCTGTGAAGTGAGCTGAGTGaaaataacattatacattattggaaaaagtaaaacataTCTGATAGATGGAGTGAAATTAAAaatagagatttttttatttacaggacATGATATTGTTCTCATTTGTCTtcttaaagaaatgaaaaattcaGCATTACATATTCTCTGTTGTGGAAATTAAACTATAATATAATTTGGTGGAAGGTGGAATCATGTGATGAAACAAATCttgtctttgcttttattcaAAGAGACGATTACAGAGTAATCCATTTCAGGTAAAAGTGCAGAGTTCACACACCAAACTCTGACAAAAATAGAAGTCCCAactgttgtttttataataaagatcTCTGGCTGCTATCATGATGTTTGTCACACCAGAATGAGCTCATGGCTTCTGTTGTGTCTCATGACTGTCATCAGATACATCAGAAAATATCTTGTCAGAGCATGtacattatgttatattattttattcaaataaaatatacaattaaataggAAATTTATTAAGTGATACATTTTACAGaacatttctctgtttctcttcccTTTTTAGTGCTTAATTCATGTATCCACGTTGGACAAGCTCAAGGtgatttctgtatatttttattgcttatgTTGTGTACATGATGGATTTGTATTAATGTGGAGAAGATTGTGTTTTTACATTGTTATTCAGAGTTTATAATATGTACATTGTCAGTCTGGTTGTGTTTGGACTTTTCCAGCAGAGATTAAACCAGTTCTGACTTTGCAGCCAAACATATATTCAGAGGAGAGAATGTTACAC
Encoded proteins:
- the sf3b2 gene encoding splicing factor 3B subunit 2; its protein translation is MAADGVPGTDSNSDLNSWSVRELHAKLAEIGLPVMGPREELIDRLKSYMMQTGVMITKPSLSSGDEKSMTTMSGLPPMPPMPSMPLPPGMLQAMGIMGGPPPGIRMSMEPPGVSSGMSQDDPQKMAQRAGQGDSRGMEEQLKEQELLEQQKRAAQLLEHERQQELVKLQQTGPPGTRAPEPGTAPNLLPPIPPLRVALTTSGPPPPGVSMVAQNSQRQRVPPPPGEDLREAWPNDDMGIGPKIPQALEKILQLKEIRQEQLIIAPTEDEDNDAADMDMSSRLYSDDEEEGTLSKKDKSRRRRNRKKKKKKNQEKNEQAEANKNNAEKEKDPEVEIEYVTEEPEIYDPNYIFFKRIFEAFKLTDELKKEKEKEPEKTEKQEITSYKKKFLEEKKDSDDSDEEAKPDVPKLSKKKLRRMNRLTVAELKQLVARPDVVEMHDVTAQEPKLLVHLKATRNTVPVPRHWCFKRKYLQGKRGIEKPPFELPEFIKRTGIQEMREALQEKEDAKTMKTKMREKVRPKMGKIDIDYQKLHDAFFKWQIKPKLTIHGDLYYEGKEFETRLKEKKPGDLSDELRIALGMPTGPNSHKVPPPWLIAMQRYGPPPSYPNLKIPGLNAPIPENCSFGYHAGGWGKPPVDETGKPLYGDVFGTNAVDFQAKAEEEEVDRTPWGELEPSDEESSEEEEEEESDEDKPDESGFFTPADSGLITPGGFSSVPAGMETPELIELRKKKIEEAMDGNETPQLFTVLPERRTGPVGSAMMASTHIYEMSAAGAARKVAGVTGLGGDSQGVEVALAPEELELDPMAMTQKYEEHVREQQAQVEKEDFSDMVAEHAAKQKQKKRKGQPQDTRAGAKKYKEFKF